The genome window CGAACGCGGCAGGGGCAAGGAGCGGGAGCCCCGCGAGAGGCAGCAGGAGCTGGAGATAGTACGTCGGCCGGCCCGGTCCGATGAGGTCGGCCAGCATCAGCCACGGCTGCGTCGCAAGCGCAAGCGCGATTGCGCCAAGCGAGTCGCCGTAGTGGCTGTAGCGGCGGACGTAGTAAAACTCGCTCCCTGCGGCGGTCAGTCGGGGCATGATGATGCCCATCGCGAGTATGCCCCACAGCACCGAGAGGGCCGTCATTGCTAGGCCGGTCCTCCACTGCCGCGCAATGACCGCGACATACAGGCCGATGGCGGCGCCGACGATCGCCATCTCCTCTTTCACAGTGAGGCTGAGCCCAAAGAACAGCCAAGCGAGCCGCATCTTCTGGGCAGTGAGCGCCCAGAAGAACAGCGCAAGCGTGGGGACTGCCCAGGCAACCTCGTGGTATTCGAACAGATTGAGAAAGTGCAGCGGCGGATAGAGCAGGAAGGCGGCGACAACGGCGGTCCCGAGCGGCCGGCTGTTCAGCCGCTGGTCGGCTGTCCAGCCGACCGGCAGCGCAGCGAGGGCGAGCCCCGCGCTCTGCGCGAGCAGCAGGGTGCGGGGGTCAGGCCAGATCCAGTAAAGAGGGGCGAGGTAGAGCTGGAAGAAGGCGAAATGGTCGCCGAGCGAGACGGACGTATGCCCGATCAGCGTGCTCTGGAAAGGACGGAAACGAGACGCTGTCCAGACGAGCTGGTCGTTGATGGCGAGGTCAGCGTCGTAGCGGGTGTAGGCGGCCCACGTCTGGATCGAGAGGAGGCTGAAGAGCGCGAAGTAAAGAAGAACGAGGGTGCCCCGCAGAACGCTCCACCGGTCGCCAGGGAGGCGAGCAGGGGCAGGCAAGGCGAGCGGCGCCGGCACGCGGGGCAGGATAGCGTGGCGCGCTGGCCGGATCCACCGCTCCTTGAGCGCGGGGAACGCATGAACTATCCTTTCCCTGTTCCTGAGAAAGGACGAGATGGGCATCTTTGATGTCGGGCCGCTCGAGCTTATCGTCATCTTCATCGTGGCGCTGCTCGTGTTTGGCCCCAATCGGCTCCCTGAATTTATGGGGCAGGTCGGGCGCTGGGTCCGAACGCTCCGGCGCATGAGCGACGAGGTCACGCGGGAGTTTGTTCGGGAGCTGAACCTCGACGAGGCGAGAGCCGCGCCCTACACCTACCAGCCGCCGCTTCCTCCCCCACCCCCGTATTCCCCGCCGCCCCCCGAACCGTCGCCTCCGCCGGCTGCGGCGGCAGAGCCCGCTCCTGTCGACGATCTCCACGCGCCAACTGCTGACCTCACGGCAGCGCCCGACAGGCACTCCGGCGACTCGTGGCATGGCTCGGCTGTCCCGCTGAGTGCTAACGGCGAGACCGCTCCCGCTGCCGGGCCGCTCGCCGCTCCCCTGAACGGCGCGGGCCAACCTGCGGAGCCCGTTGCAGACCCGTCAGCGCAGCGAGTCTCATGACCTGGCGGCTTAGGCTCATTGGCGGTTTGCTCGTCGTCGTGATCGTGGTGGTGATTGGCGGCGCGATTGTGCTGCCCGCAACGCTCAATTCTGGCCCTGCTTCTCCTTCGCCGCCGCGCCCGCCAGCGTGGCTGGCCGGCCGCCACGAGCCGTACGCGCTGGTCCAGGTCGGGGAGGCAGCGGTGTGGGCGCGGCTCGCCATCTCCCCCGAGGAGCGGATGCGTGGGCTGTCGGGCGTTGAGCGGATTGAGCCGGATGAAGGGATGCTGTTCGTCTATGCTGTCAAAGGCCGGCATCCCTTCTGGATGCGCGGCATGCTCTTCTCCATCGATATGATCTGGATCGATACCGACCGCGTCGTTGATATCAAGCCCGACCGGCCTGTGCCTGCTCCGAACCAGAGCGAGGTTGACCTGCCGATCTACACGCCGACCGCCGACGCCAACTATGTGCTCGAGGTGAACGCGGGCTGGGCGGCAGCCAACAAGATCACCGTCGGGACGCCAGTGACGATCACCTTCCCGGCCGGGGTGGCGATCCCCCGCTAACTGATCGCATCTCCAAGCAAGCATGCTATCATGCTCCCACAGGCCGGAGCGCTGAGAAGCGCCCGTGGCAGGGCACGGAGGGCCGGTGAGCAAAACGATCCTGCTAGTCGATGATGAGGATCTGATCCGGCTGCTTGTCCGGACCACGATCGAGAACGAGGAGTATCGCCTGCTCGAGGCGGCCGACGGCGAAGAGGCGCTTGAGATCGTCCGGCGCGAACATCCTGACCTCGTCCTCCTCGATGTTGGGATGCCTCGACGGAACGGCTTTGAGGTTGTCGAGCAGATCAAGCAAGACCCGGCGACAAAAGACACGATTGTCGTGATGCTGACGGCGCATGGGCGCGAAGTCGACCGGCTGCGCGGGCTTGGTCTTGGCGCAGATGACTATTTCACCAAGCCGTTCAGCCCGCTCGACCTGCTGCGCAAGATCCGAGAACTGCTTGGCTCGTGAGCCCCTGCTCACCTTCCTTAACCGGCAGAGCGGCCGCGTCACGCTCGGCTTTCTCGTTCTTCTCACTGCCGGCCTGATGGGATTTTCCGCGTTCCTGCTCTCGCCAGAAGGAACGTGGTCAGGAGATACGGGTATCCGCGCGCTGCAGGTGCGGGCGCTCCGGGAACGGGGCAGTTTCGCCGTGCCCTATCTCGGCCAAGCGGTTGACCCGGAAAACCGCTGGAACCCGCTGGCGCCGCAGTATTTCTCTTGGCAAGCTGACGGCTACTACCCGAAGTTTTCGCCCGCCTATGCGGTGATCGTTGCGGCCGCGGAGGCGCTGGCGGGAAAGCGGAGCGCGGCGTGGCCGGCGGCGCTCTCGTTGGCGCTGACGGCGGGGGCGCTCTGGTGGGCGCTCCGCGCCGCAGGCAGCCGCCTCAGCTGGGCGGCTGCGCCGGCGCTGACGCTCTTGTCGCCGCTTCTTTTCTACGCCAACGCGCTCTGGGAGCACGAGACGGCGGCCGCGCTCGCGACGGTCGGTGCGGCCGCGCTGCTCGCGGCCCAGTTCCGCTGGACTGGGTCCCCGCGCCGGGCAGCCGCGCTCGCCGCGCTCGCGGGGGCAGCGATGGGGAGCGGGCTGTGGTTTCGCCCCGAGCTGTATGTCTTCATTCCCGCGGTCGGGCTTGCTGCGCTCGTCCTCTTCCGACGCGGCTGGCCGCTTCTCGGGGCCGCACTTGCGGGGTGCGCGGCCGCTCTGGTCCCGCTGCTGATTGTCCAGCAGCTTCTCTATGGGCGGGCGGAAGGAGCGCACGTCGCCGTCGACTCGCCGCTTGTCCTTCGGGGGGCAACGCTCTCTTTCGTGGCCGGCCACTTTCTCCGGCAATGGCTTGCCACCATTCCAGGGACACTCGTTCCCCAAGGCCCGGCAGCGCTTTGGGCAGCCGCTGCGCTCGCCCTCGCTGGCGGCGTGATCGGCGCGGCGCGGCGAAAAGCGTGGGGGAGCTGGCTGATTGTTGTCGGCAGCGCGAGCGCCGGCGCGCTCGCGCTGCTCTCTCTTGCGCTGCGTCTTGCTCCTCTCGATCTCGTTGCCTCGTCTCCAGTCATCCTCGTTGGACTGTTTGCGCTCGGCCGCCTCCCCGCCGGCAGGCGCGGCGCGGCATACCGCTTCTTCGGGCTCGCGGCGCTGGCAGCGCTGCTGTTTGCGCTTCTCACTGCGCCCTCACCCGGCGGAGCGCAGCACGGACCGCGCTATCTCCTGCTGGCCTATCCGCTGCTGATCGGCTGCGCGATCCTCGCGCTGGAGGAATGGCTGGAGCAGCCCGCGTCGCGGCTGCGGACGGCGGGGCTGGCGGCGGCGGCGGTGCTTCTCGTCGCGAGCGCGGCGGCGCAGGCAGCGGGCGTGCGCAATCTGGTTGTCATCCATGAGCAGTATGCGCGCGTGGCGCGTCTGATGGCTGCGCTGCCGCCGGACCCCGTCGTCACCGACCTCTGGTGGTTTCCCCAAGTGATCCCGGCGGAGATCGAGCGGCGGCCGATCTTTGTTGTTCCTGCGCCGGCGGACGTCGCCGAACTAGCCGACCGCGTGGCGGAACGCGGTCTGACTGCGCTCACTGTTGTCACCTCGAATGAGCTCGCGGCCCCGCTCAATCCTCCGCCCGCGACGGCAGCGGGGCGGCGTCTGCGGCCGGAGCAGACGCTGTCGCTCGCGGAACGGCGCCTTGTCATCGGACGCTACCAGATCGAGTAGCGAGAGACCCGCTAGGACCGAGTATGATTGCAGCGTGATTTTCTTCATTCTCGATCTTCTCGCTCGCCGGCCCGAAATGCTGCCGGTAGTGCTCCTTGCCTACTTTGGCGGCCTCATCCTCGCGTTCACGCTTCACGAACTGGCGCATGCGACGGTCGCGTCCTCATTGGGCGACCCGACGGCGAGAAATTATGGGCGGCTGACGCTCAACCCCCTCGCCCACCTCGACCCGATCGGGCTCATCTTGATCCTGCTCGCCGGCTTTGGCTGGGCAAAGCCGGTGCCATTCAATCCGTATCGCCTGCGCTACGGTCCGCGGGTCGGGAGCGCTCTCGTCGCCGCTGCTGGCCCGGCGATGAACCTCGTTCTCGCCTTTCTGTTCGCGGTGCCGATCCGGCTCGGTCTGATCGGGCTGTCGGGAGGGGTGCCCGCCTCCTATGGCGATATCGAGGGGATCATCGAATTTCTCTGTATGACGAATGTCTACCTGAATGTCCTGCTTTGCGTCTTCAATCTGCTGCCGCTTGCGCCGCTCGACGGCTTCCGTATCGCTGTCGCCGTGACGCCGCGCGACCTCTCGGACACGCTGCTGCGCCTTGAACCATACGGGATGTTCATCCTGTTCGGGCTTTTTGCGCTTGGGTATGTCTTCCGGATCGATGTCTTCGGCAGCACGATCGGACCAGTGATCACTGGGACGACGCGGGCGTTGGTTGGGATATGACGCTCGGCCGCGCAGTCTACCGGACACGACAATTCGCTGCCTATACGCTTGGCGGCTGGGGTAAGGTGGACGATGCCAGCGCCGTCGCCGCCCTCCCGCCGCCGCTCGCGGCGCTCTTCCGGTCGATGGATGCTGCCGCGCGCCGCCATCATCTCGCCGTCTACCGGCGGCTGCGGGCGAGAGGCTGCGATACTCCTGAGGTGCTGGCGGCGGCGCTGCTCCATGATATCGGCAAAGGGCGAGTGTCGCCGCTCGAGCGGACGGCCTATGTGCTCGCTTCGCGTGTCGGGCCGTGGCTTGTCCGCCGGCTGGCGGGAGACGGGCGACGCGGGTGGCGCGCTCTCTACCGCTTAGCCCATCATCCGGCAATCGGCGCAGCCCTCGTTCAGGCGGCAGGCGGATCTGAACGGGTGGTTTGGCTGATTGCAAACCATCAACGGCGGGATGTGCGCGATCGGGATCTTCAGCTGTTGCGCGAAGCGGATGAAGCGAGCTAGGGGGCATTGTGGCAGATAAGATCGCGATCATCGGCCTTGGATTGATCGGAGGGTCGATCGGACTGGGGCTGGCGGCTGCCCGGAAGCGAGACAAGTCCCTCAGTATCGAGATCGTGGGGCACGACCGCCTGCCGGAAAACGCCTCGAAGGCGAAGCGCGTGGGCGCCATTGACAAGATCGAGTGGAACCTGCTCGCCGCTGTCGACCGCGCCGCTATGGTGATCATTGCCACGCCGGTGCTCGCCGTGCGCACTGTCATGGAGCAGATCGCGGATACACTTGCCAACGGCGCGACGGTCACCGACACCGCCTCGACTAAGGCGGAGGTCGTGCAGTGGGCGGATGAGCTGCTTCCGGACTACGTTACCTTTGTCGGCGGGCATCCGATGGCAGGGAAGGAGCTCCCTGGCGTCGAGAATGCCGAGGCGGACCTTTTCAAAGACGCGGTCTGGTGTCTCTGCCCGGGGCGGAATGCAGAGCAGAGCCGCGTCGATGTGGTGGCCGCGTTTGTCGAGGTGATGGGAGCAAAGCCCTACTTTGTCGACCCGCACGAGCATGACGGTCTTGTCGCGGGGATCAGCCATCTGCCGATCATCCTCGCGTCGGCGCTGGTCAGCGCCACCACTGCCGACCCGGCGTGGCGCGAGATGAAAAAGCTGGCGTCGAGCGGGTATCGCGACACCTCGCGCCTCGCTTCCGGCGAGCCACAGATGAATGTCGACATCTGCCTGACCAATCGGGGGCCGCTGCTGGGCTGGATCGACCGCTATATCGAGGAGCTCCAGCACTACCGGAGCCTGATTGCGCAGGGCCATGCCGGGGCGGAGGCGCTTGCGAAAGAGTTTGTGCGCGTCCAAATGGAACGCGACCGCTGGGCATATGGGAAGAAGGATGCCGAAGGCGAGGAGACGATCCAGAAGATCTCGCTTGGCCAGATGCTGATGGGCGACCGCTTCAGCCGCTTGACGGAGTATCTGCGGCAGGGGGAGAGGAGGCGATCGTGAGCCAACGGCGTCCCGACGTCGATGCCGTGCTCACGAACGTCGGCCGCTCGCCTGTGCTTGCGGTTCTCTCGGGGCCTTCAGGCGTTGGCAAGGACACGATCCTCGCCTGTCTCGCCCGCACGGGGCATGATTTTGTCCGCGTCGTCACCTATACCACCCGCCCGCGCGCAGCGCACGAGCAGCACGGGGTCGACTACTGGTTCATCGAAGACCCCCAGGAGTACCAACGGCTTCTTGCGGAAGACGCCTTGATCGAGCACGCCAACGTCTACGGGTACGACTACGGCGTGCCGCGCAAGCCGATTGAAGAGGCGCTGAGCGCTGGGCGCGATGTCCTCCTGCGGATCGATGTGCAGGGCGCGCTGACCATCAAAAGCCGCATCCCGAGCGCGGTGCTCATCTTTCTCGCTGCGCCGAGCCTCGCTGCTCAGGAGGCGCGCCTGCGCCAGCGGGGACGTGACGACGAGGAGACGATCCGACGGCGGCTCGCCACCGCCGAGCGCGAGCTCCAACTGATCGACGCATTCCACTATGTGATCATCAGCCGCGATGGCGCGCCAGAAGCTGCCGCCGAGGAGATACGCGCGATCCTGATTGCGGAGCGCCATCGCGTTCAGCCTGGCCGTCCGCTCGATGAGCTTCGCGCCTTCCGCCTCGTCGCGACGACCAGCTGACCGGAGGCGAGCGCGTCCCTCGCCCTGCTCGGGCCGGCGCTGATACTTCTACAATTTGGACAGGAGGGCGAGAAGCGATCATGGGCCTGTTCGATTGGTTGCGACGCACGCGCTCCTCACCCGCCGCTGCGTCGCCCCGCACGCCGCCAGTGCAGGATATCGGCCCGGCCGAGGCTCAAGCGTTGCAAGCGCAGGGCGCGCTGATTATCGACGTCCGAAGCCAGGTCGAATATGAGACCTACCGCATTCCGGGGGCGCGGTTGATCCCGATAGCGCAGCTTCGCCGCGATCTCTCGCTGCTTCCAGAGAGCGAGGTGCTCGTCTTTGTCTGTGAGATGGGAGGGCGCAGCGCCACTGCGGCCGCGCTGGCCGCCGCCGCGGGCCGAACTGGGGTTTACAACCTTGCGGGCGGCATGCAGGCTTGGCTCGCCGCCGGGTTGCCGGTAGAAACGTCTTCCGCCTGATGCGTCTCTTTCGCATTGCGCTTGCCCAACTGAACACGACAGTCGGCGACCTTGACGGCAACGCCGCGAAGATCCGCGCCGCGATTGCGGAGGCGCAGGCAGCGGGAGCGCATCTTGTCGCCTTCCCCGAGCTGGCGCTGACAGGCTACCCGCCGGAGGACCTGCTGCTCAAGCCCGCTTTTCTCGCCGCTGCCCGCGATGCTCTCGAAGAGATCGCTCGCTCGACAGTCGGCATTGTCGCGATCGTTGGCGTTGTCGACGCGGCGGGCGACAGCTATAACGCTGCCGCCATCATCCATAACGGCCGCATCGTCGATAGCTATCGCAAGCACTACCTGCCGAACTACGGGGTTTTCGACGAGTTCCGCTACTTCCGCGCCGGCGACCGCTACCCCGTCTATCACATCCACGGCGTCAAGGTAGGGGTCAACATCTGCGAGGATATCTGGTATCCGGTCGGCCCGACGACCGTTCAGGCGTTCGGCGGCGCGGAGGTGATCGTCAATATCAATGCCTCGCCCTATCACATCGGCAAGTGGCGGTTCCGCGAGAAGATGTTGGCAACCCGGGCGTGGGACTGCGGCGTCGCGGTTGCCTACTGCAACGCCGTCGGCGGACAAGACGAACTGGTCTTCGATGGGGGCAGCTTGGTGTTTGATCAATCGGCGAGCCTGCTCGCTCGCAGTCCTGCCTTCGAGGAAGACCTCTTGCTGGTCGATCTCGATGTCGACGCCATCTTCCTTGCGCGGCTGCACGATCCGCGCGCTCGCCAAAGCGTCGGCCTTTTTGCTGACCTTGCGGACAAGATCGAGCATATTCTCGTCACAGCCGACCCCCTCTCGTCGCCGCCGGGGCCGCGCGCTGGGCGCATCGCTCCGCGCGCCGACGACATCGACGAGGTCTATGCCGCGCTCGTCCTCGCAACCCGCGACTACGTCCGAAAAAACGGCTTCTCGAGGGTGCACATCGGCTTGTCCGGCGGCATCGATTCGTCGCTTGTCGCGGCGATTGCGGTCGACGCGCTCGGCCCGGAGAACGTCATTGGGGTGTCGATGCCGTCCCGCTTCTCCTCCGAAGCGAGCATGGTCGACGCTCGCGCGCTCGCGGAAGCGCTTGGGATCACGCTGATCACCCTCCCGATCGACGGCCCGTTTCAGGCGATGCTCGATCTCCTCGACCCCTGCTTCCGCGGAACGCCGTTCGGGGTTGCCGAGGAAAATCTCCAAGCCCGGATCCGGGGCAACGTGCTGATGGCGCTCTCGAACAAGTTCAACACGCTCGTCCTGACGACGGGCAACAAGAGCGAGATGGCGACCGGCTACTCGACGCTCTATGGCGACATGGCTGGCGGCTTCGCCGTGATCAAGGACGTGCCGAAGACCCTCGTCTACCGCCTCGCTCGGCGGCGCAATGCGCGCAGCCCGGTCATCCCAGAGCGAGTGTTCACCAAAGCGCCTTCGGCGGAGCTGCGTCCCAATCAGAAAGATGAAGACAGCCTGCCGCCGTATGACGTGCTCGACCCGATCCTCGAGCTGTATGTGGAACAGGATCGCTCGCCTGAGGAGATCGTGGCGCTTGGGCACGACCCGGCGACAGTCAGCCGCGTCGTCCGCCTCGTTGATCGGAGCGAGTATAAGCGCCGGCAGGCGCCGCCTGGAGTCAAGATCACGCAGCGGGCGTTCGGCCGAGACCGGCGCCTGCCGATTGTGAACGGCTTTCAGGGCGCGTGACCGAAGCAGGATCGTCGTCGTCGGGAGGAGAAGATGAACTGGATCGAACTGATCATGATCGCCGCTGTCGGGGTCGCCGCTCTCTGGGCATTTCGACGGACGACCCGTCTCGAAAAGGAGATAGAGTATGTCCGCCGGCGGGCGACCGACCAGATCGATGACCTGAGCGAGGAAGTGGAACGCCTTCGGACCGAGCTCCGCCGCCTGCGGGTTGCGGTCCGCACTGGCGGGACGCTCCGCTTCACGCCCGACCTGCGGATTGACGAACTGGCCGACATCCATCCCGAGGCGCCGGCAGTGCTCGCCAGCTTCCACATTGGCGGCTGTCAGAGCTGCGCGGTGGATGGCGGCGAAACGCTCGCCGGGGCGGTCCGGGCGAGGGGGGCGAACCTCGACCAGGTGCTGGCGGCGCTCAATGCCCTGCTCGAGCCTGACAATGCCGCCCGCGCCGAACTGGCGAAGATCGGTCCCGGCGGCCTGCTCCAGATCCAGACCGGGCGCTAGGGAAGCGGGGCGCGCGGCTGCTCCCTCTGGCGGGCGCGGGCCGCGCGCAGCGTGTTGCGCATCAGCATGACGTTCGTCATCGGGCCGGTGCCGCCGGGCACAGGAGTGAGATAGCCCGCAACCTGGCGGGCGGACTCCGCCTCGACATCGCCGACGACCCCGCTCTCGGTGCTGTTGACCCCGAAGTCGAGAACGACCGCGCCCGGTTTGATCATCGACCCGTCGATCAATCCTGCCCGTCCCGCAGCGACGCAGAGAATATCGGCGCGGCGGGTAACGGCGCCGAGGTCGCGCGTTCGGGTATGGCACACCGTCACTGTCGCATTGGCCGCGAGGAGTAAGAGCGCAAGCGGCTTGCCGACAATGGCGCTCCGTCCGACCACCACCGCCTCTGCCCCGCTGACCGGGATGTTGTACGCCTCAAGCAGCGCCATGCCGCCGGCGGGAGTGTTGGGGACGAGAGCAGGCTGGCCGAGCAGCAGGCGTCCGGCTTGCGTTGGCGTCACCCCATCGACATCTTTCTCAGGGTCGATCGCCGAGACGATGGCGTCGGTGGGAAGCCCCTGTGGCAGGGGAAGCTGGAGCAGGATGCCATCGACGTGAGGATCGTCGTTCAGGGCGCGGATACGGGCGATCACGCTGGCGGCATCAGCATCTTGAGGAAGCGTGACCGCGTCGGCGGCAAGCCCGGCGTCGCCGAAGCCGCGGACGATCCGGCGAACGTACATCTGCGAGGCGGGGTCCTCGCCGACGAGAACGACCGCGAGACGGGCCTTGCGCCCCTGCTCGGCGGCAAAACGCGCCGCTTCGGCTTTCACCTCGGTAAGATAGCGCGCGGCAGTCGCGCGTCCGTCAAGCAGTTCGGCTGGCATCGTTATCTCCGCTCCTCGAACGCTCGTTCCGCTGTGGCGACAAGATCCGCCGCTCCTGCAAATGCTGCCGCCAGCCGCTCTCGGCTCGAGCGGACGAATAGCTCGTCCTTGATCGAGCGAAGGTTGATCTCGACATTCAGACGCGCGCTCTGCATTGCGGCCAGCGCTAAGTAGGCGGCGACGGCAGCATCGGAGACGACATTGCTGTTGCCCCGCTGGGCGGCGGGCACGCTCAATTCGAGCACCTGGCGCGCTGCTTCGACCATCCGCAGCGGCGGGTCGCTCGCTGCTTTGAGCGCGCGCTGGATCGCGTCGCTTCGATGCTGCTTCTCCTCGTCGGTGGCGCGAGGCAGTTTGTAGGCTGCCGAGACCTGGTCAAACGCGGCTGCGTCCGCGTCGATCAGCGCTGTCAGCTGCTCCCGAAGCGCGTCTGCGCGCGCCGCGAGGGCGCGCATCTCGGCGTCGACGTCTTGGTAGTTCTTCCGTCCGACGGTCAGATTGGCGGTCATCGCCACGAGCGCAGCGCCGAGGGCGCCGCAGAGCGCCGCCGCTCCCCCGCCGCCGGGCGTGGGGGAGTCGCTGGCGAGCGCTTCGAGAAACTGACGGATGGGCTGGTCTGCGAGCACACGTTCCTCCTCTGAGCGCGGCCATCTTAGCACGCGCGCGGTGCTATACTGGCCTCCGTGCCTAGACCTCGCTGCGTGAGGTGAAACGAACCATGGTCACGGCCGGCGTTGACCTCATCGCGGTCGACCGGATCGCGGCGACGATTGCGCGCCACGGCGACCGCTTCCTGCGGCGGGTCTTTACGCCGGCGGAACTCGAGGCGGCGGGGGGAAAGCCGGCTTCTCTCGCGGCGCGTTTCGCGGCGAAAGAAGCGGCCGCCAAGGCACTTGGCTGCGGGATCGGCGCCATCAGATGGCGCGATATCGAAGTGATGAGCGACGAGCGCGGAAGACCGTCGCTGCGGCTGCACGGCGCGGCGGCAGCGCGGGCGGCAGCGATCGGCGTCTCCCAGCTTGCACTCAGTCTCGCCCATGAGCGCGCGCTTGCGGTCGCTGTTGTCGTCGGGCATTAGCGTGTTTGTCGTCACTGCCGAGGAGATGCGCGCCGCCGAGCAGTGGGCCGTCGAGCGGGGCATCTCGACGGCGATCCTGATGGATCGAGCGGGGCAGGCAGTAGCCGAGGCGGTTCGGGCGGCATGTGCCTCCCGCCGCGGCGAGGTGGTCGTTCTCGTCGGTCCGGGCAACAATGGCGGAGACGGGCTGGTCGCAGCTGTTCGGCTCGCGCGCGCCGGCTATCCGGTGACTGTCGCCTCCGTGCCGCGCCGAATCGACCCAGACGAACCGCTGCGCGCTGCCCGCGAAGCGCCGCTGCGGCTTCTTGCGCTTGATCAGCCGGGCGCGCTTGACGACCTGCACCGCTCGCTTGAGCGGGCAGCTGTTATCGTCGATGCGCTGCTGGGGACCGGCGTGACGCGCCCGCTGGCGGGGCTCGTCGCGGAGGCCGCTCGCGCCATCGGCAGCCGCCCTCCGGGCTCGTTCCTGATCGCCGTCGACCTGCCTTCGGGGGTAAACAGCGACACGGGCGCGGTCGACCCCCTGACCCCCGCTGCCGACCTGACTGTCACGTTCGCCGCGCCGAAGGTCGGAATGTTCTTGCCGCCCGGGCTTCGGGCTGTCGGCGATCTTCAGGTTGCCGACATCGGCATTCCTCCTGAGGCATTCAGGGGCGTCCGGCGGCGTGTCCTCACCGCCGACCTCGCTCGCTCCCTCTTGCCAGCTCGTCCCATCGACGGCCATAAGGGAACGTTTGGGAAACTGCTTGTCATCGCGGGGTCGGCGCGCTATCTCGGCGCCCCGCTCCTCACTGTCAGCGCGGCGCTGCGGGTCGGCGTTGGGCTCGTGACCCTCGCGACCGGTCGCTCGACCTACGAGCGGGTTGGGGGGCGCATCCTCGAGACGACCTACCTTCCCCTTCCAGAGGACGGAGACGGGGCGCTTGGCGACCGCGCCGCTGAAGAGGTGATCGCTGCCTTGGAACGGGAGCGCTACGATGCTCTCGCGCTGGGACCAGGGCTCGGGCGCGCTGTGGCGACCGACCGCTTTGTCGCGCGCCTGCTTGCGGCAGTCACCTTGCCGACCGTCGTCGATGCCGACGCGCTCAATGCGGTCGCAGGGCAGGATAACTGGCCGGCGCTGCTGCGCGCACACTGCGTCATGACGCCGCATCCCGGCGAAGCGGCGCGCCTTCTGCGATCGAATGTTCCCGCGGTCGAAGCCGACCGTCTTGGAAGCGCTGCGGCGCTCAGCCGCGGCGGCGCGGTCGT of Dehalococcoidia bacterium contains these proteins:
- the tatB gene encoding Sec-independent protein translocase protein TatB, coding for MGIFDVGPLELIVIFIVALLVFGPNRLPEFMGQVGRWVRTLRRMSDEVTREFVRELNLDEARAAPYTYQPPLPPPPPYSPPPPEPSPPPAAAAEPAPVDDLHAPTADLTAAPDRHSGDSWHGSAVPLSANGETAPAAGPLAAPLNGAGQPAEPVADPSAQRVS
- a CDS encoding response regulator — its product is MSKTILLVDDEDLIRLLVRTTIENEEYRLLEAADGEEALEIVRREHPDLVLLDVGMPRRNGFEVVEQIKQDPATKDTIVVMLTAHGREVDRLRGLGLGADDYFTKPFSPLDLLRKIRELLGS
- a CDS encoding site-2 protease family protein — protein: MIFFILDLLARRPEMLPVVLLAYFGGLILAFTLHELAHATVASSLGDPTARNYGRLTLNPLAHLDPIGLILILLAGFGWAKPVPFNPYRLRYGPRVGSALVAAAGPAMNLVLAFLFAVPIRLGLIGLSGGVPASYGDIEGIIEFLCMTNVYLNVLLCVFNLLPLAPLDGFRIAVAVTPRDLSDTLLRLEPYGMFILFGLFALGYVFRIDVFGSTIGPVITGTTRALVGI
- a CDS encoding NAD+ synthase, with product MRLFRIALAQLNTTVGDLDGNAAKIRAAIAEAQAAGAHLVAFPELALTGYPPEDLLLKPAFLAAARDALEEIARSTVGIVAIVGVVDAAGDSYNAAAIIHNGRIVDSYRKHYLPNYGVFDEFRYFRAGDRYPVYHIHGVKVGVNICEDIWYPVGPTTVQAFGGAEVIVNINASPYHIGKWRFREKMLATRAWDCGVAVAYCNAVGGQDELVFDGGSLVFDQSASLLARSPAFEEDLLLVDLDVDAIFLARLHDPRARQSVGLFADLADKIEHILVTADPLSSPPGPRAGRIAPRADDIDEVYAALVLATRDYVRKNGFSRVHIGLSGGIDSSLVAAIAVDALGPENVIGVSMPSRFSSEASMVDARALAEALGITLITLPIDGPFQAMLDLLDPCFRGTPFGVAEENLQARIRGNVLMALSNKFNTLVLTTGNKSEMATGYSTLYGDMAGGFAVIKDVPKTLVYRLARRRNARSPVIPERVFTKAPSAELRPNQKDEDSLPPYDVLDPILELYVEQDRSPEEIVALGHDPATVSRVVRLVDRSEYKRRQAPPGVKITQRAFGRDRRLPIVNGFQGA
- a CDS encoding DUF192 domain-containing protein — encoded protein: MTWRLRLIGGLLVVVIVVVIGGAIVLPATLNSGPASPSPPRPPAWLAGRHEPYALVQVGEAAVWARLAISPEERMRGLSGVERIEPDEGMLFVYAVKGRHPFWMRGMLFSIDMIWIDTDRVVDIKPDRPVPAPNQSEVDLPIYTPTADANYVLEVNAGWAAANKITVGTPVTITFPAGVAIPR
- the gmk gene encoding guanylate kinase — protein: MSQRRPDVDAVLTNVGRSPVLAVLSGPSGVGKDTILACLARTGHDFVRVVTYTTRPRAAHEQHGVDYWFIEDPQEYQRLLAEDALIEHANVYGYDYGVPRKPIEEALSAGRDVLLRIDVQGALTIKSRIPSAVLIFLAAPSLAAQEARLRQRGRDDEETIRRRLATAERELQLIDAFHYVIISRDGAPEAAAEEIRAILIAERHRVQPGRPLDELRAFRLVATTS
- a CDS encoding rhodanese-like domain-containing protein, which produces MGLFDWLRRTRSSPAAASPRTPPVQDIGPAEAQALQAQGALIIDVRSQVEYETYRIPGARLIPIAQLRRDLSLLPESEVLVFVCEMGGRSATAAALAAAAGRTGVYNLAGGMQAWLAAGLPVETSSA
- a CDS encoding HD domain-containing protein, with translation MTLGRAVYRTRQFAAYTLGGWGKVDDASAVAALPPPLAALFRSMDAAARRHHLAVYRRLRARGCDTPEVLAAALLHDIGKGRVSPLERTAYVLASRVGPWLVRRLAGDGRRGWRALYRLAHHPAIGAALVQAAGGSERVVWLIANHQRRDVRDRDLQLLREADEAS
- a CDS encoding bifunctional 5,10-methylenetetrahydrofolate dehydrogenase/5,10-methenyltetrahydrofolate cyclohydrolase, with protein sequence MPAELLDGRATAARYLTEVKAEAARFAAEQGRKARLAVVLVGEDPASQMYVRRIVRGFGDAGLAADAVTLPQDADAASVIARIRALNDDPHVDGILLQLPLPQGLPTDAIVSAIDPEKDVDGVTPTQAGRLLLGQPALVPNTPAGGMALLEAYNIPVSGAEAVVVGRSAIVGKPLALLLLAANATVTVCHTRTRDLGAVTRRADILCVAAGRAGLIDGSMIKPGAVVLDFGVNSTESGVVGDVEAESARQVAGYLTPVPGGTGPMTNVMLMRNTLRAARARQREQPRAPLP
- a CDS encoding prephenate dehydrogenase/arogenate dehydrogenase family protein encodes the protein MADKIAIIGLGLIGGSIGLGLAAARKRDKSLSIEIVGHDRLPENASKAKRVGAIDKIEWNLLAAVDRAAMVIIATPVLAVRTVMEQIADTLANGATVTDTASTKAEVVQWADELLPDYVTFVGGHPMAGKELPGVENAEADLFKDAVWCLCPGRNAEQSRVDVVAAFVEVMGAKPYFVDPHEHDGLVAGISHLPIILASALVSATTADPAWREMKKLASSGYRDTSRLASGEPQMNVDICLTNRGPLLGWIDRYIEELQHYRSLIAQGHAGAEALAKEFVRVQMERDRWAYGKKDAEGEETIQKISLGQMLMGDRFSRLTEYLRQGERRRS